A stretch of Mycobacterium sp. ITM-2016-00316 DNA encodes these proteins:
- a CDS encoding WXG100 family type VII secretion target: protein MSNQVWEFGGIEGSAGEIDGYVARTQGLLDEGKASLASLAAVWGGSGSEAYQAVQARWDSTSAELNAALQNLAATIRDSGQNMFQVEQGVTGMFI from the coding sequence ATGAGCAACCAGGTTTGGGAATTCGGCGGGATCGAAGGATCCGCCGGCGAGATCGACGGTTATGTCGCACGCACTCAGGGTCTGCTGGACGAGGGCAAGGCCTCGCTCGCATCGTTGGCCGCAGTGTGGGGTGGTTCCGGCTCGGAGGCCTATCAGGCCGTACAGGCGCGATGGGACAGCACCTCGGCGGAACTGAACGCCGCGTTGCAGAACCTCGCAGCGACCATCCGGGATTCCGGCCAGAACATGTTCCAGGTCGAGCAGGGTGTCACCGGGATGTTCATCTAG
- the eccD gene encoding type VII secretion integral membrane protein EccD, with the protein MTATAMSSGPSAVTPGRPSTTRVTILTGRRMTDLVLPASAPIETYIDETVAVLAELLDDAPADVLAGFDFKAQGVWAFARPGAPPLKASESLDDAGVVDGALLTLVSVSRTERYRPLVEDVIDAIAVLDESPEFDRSALNRFVGLAIPTVSVVGTVTALVAWTQSGQSWWWAVALAVLGLGLLGGAMLSQSRYQSIDLAESLMLSALPPLAAAAALAVPLPREADGLGAPQLAAAAALTLLFTLSTRGGPRKRASVASFFAVLTVAITAAAVTYGYGGQEWVPAGAIAFGLIVVTNAAKLTVAVARIALPPIPAPGEAVTNDELLDPVSRPDIADDESPTWQAIIASVPDSAARLTERSQLSKQLLIGFLTAGAVVLAAGAISVVVQGHFFLHSMIVAALVTVICGFRSRLYAERWCAWALMAVSVAVPTGVAVRLCQWYPDRAWLVLAIYLLVALVALITVAATDNVNRLSPVTKRIFELFDGASIAAVIPLLLWISGVYDLLRNLRF; encoded by the coding sequence TTGACCGCCACCGCCATGTCGTCGGGGCCGTCGGCCGTCACTCCGGGCCGGCCGTCGACAACCCGGGTCACCATCCTCACCGGCCGACGGATGACCGATCTGGTGCTGCCGGCGTCGGCGCCGATCGAGACCTATATCGACGAGACGGTCGCGGTGCTGGCCGAACTGCTGGACGACGCACCCGCGGATGTGTTGGCGGGCTTCGACTTCAAGGCGCAGGGCGTCTGGGCCTTCGCCCGTCCGGGCGCACCCCCGCTGAAGGCCAGCGAATCGCTGGATGACGCCGGTGTCGTGGACGGTGCACTGCTGACGCTGGTGTCGGTCAGCCGCACCGAGAGGTACCGGCCGTTGGTCGAGGACGTCATCGACGCCATCGCGGTGCTCGACGAATCCCCGGAGTTCGACCGCAGCGCGTTGAACCGGTTCGTCGGTCTGGCCATCCCGACGGTCTCGGTGGTCGGCACCGTCACCGCTCTGGTGGCCTGGACGCAGTCCGGGCAGTCCTGGTGGTGGGCGGTCGCTCTCGCGGTGCTGGGGCTGGGGTTGCTCGGTGGCGCCATGCTGTCGCAGAGCCGTTACCAGAGCATCGATTTGGCCGAGAGCCTGATGCTGTCCGCACTCCCACCTCTGGCCGCGGCCGCGGCGCTGGCGGTGCCGTTACCGCGGGAGGCCGACGGGCTGGGCGCCCCGCAGCTGGCGGCCGCGGCCGCGCTCACGCTGCTGTTCACGCTGTCCACCCGCGGCGGACCACGAAAACGGGCCAGCGTGGCGTCGTTCTTCGCGGTACTCACGGTGGCCATCACCGCGGCCGCCGTCACCTACGGATATGGCGGCCAGGAATGGGTGCCCGCCGGCGCCATCGCCTTCGGTCTGATCGTGGTGACCAACGCCGCCAAGCTGACCGTCGCCGTCGCGCGCATCGCCCTGCCGCCCATCCCGGCCCCGGGCGAGGCGGTGACCAATGACGAACTGCTGGACCCGGTTTCGCGGCCCGACATCGCCGACGACGAGTCTCCCACCTGGCAGGCGATCATTGCCTCGGTGCCGGATTCGGCGGCCCGCCTGACCGAGCGCAGCCAGCTCTCCAAACAGCTGCTGATCGGCTTCCTGACCGCCGGCGCAGTGGTCCTTGCCGCCGGTGCGATCTCGGTGGTGGTGCAGGGACACTTCTTCCTGCACAGCATGATCGTGGCCGCACTGGTCACCGTCATCTGCGGATTCCGGTCCCGGCTGTACGCCGAAAGATGGTGTGCCTGGGCGTTGATGGCGGTGAGCGTCGCGGTGCCGACCGGGGTGGCTGTCCGGTTGTGTCAGTGGTACCCGGATCGGGCCTGGCTCGTGTTGGCGATCTACCTGCTGGTGGCGCTCGTCGCGTTGATCACGGTGGCGGCCACCGACAACGTCAACCGGCTCTCACCGGTCACCAAGCGGATCTTCGAGTTGTTCGACGGTGCATCGATCGCCGCGGTGATACCGCTGCTGCTGTGGATATCCGGCGTGTACGACCTGCTGCGCAACCTGCGATTCTAG
- the eccCb gene encoding type VII secretion protein EccCb, with amino-acid sequence MTTAEEPRVLREVVLGQLATGEERAYKMWLPPLTDPTPVNELVERDQGQPLRFGLGIMDEPRRHRQEVWGIDVSAAAGNIAIGGAPQTGKSTFLQTLVLSAAATHTPRQVQFYCIDLGGGGLMYLEDLPHVGGVATRSEPDRVNRAVAEMKAILRQREAMFKQYRVGSIATYRQMRDDPNHPASADPFGDVFLVIDGWPAFVSEFPDLEPVVQDLAGQGLAFGVHTVISTPRWTELKSRVRDYLGTKVEFRLGDVNETQVDRMTRDIPANRPGRAISTEKHHLMMGVPRLDGVHSAADIVPAITAAVDHIASLHTDEAPRVRVLPERIHLHELDPAPPGPDADYRTRWTVPVGIRESDLSVAYNSMSVTPHLLIFGAPKSGKTTIAAAVAQAICARNDPTQVRFMLADYRSGLLDAVPQSHLLDAGAVNRNSASLDESIKALATNLKKRLPPPDLTTAQLRARSWWTGPDVVLLVDDWHMIVAAGGMIPPMAPLAPLLPASADIGLHVVVTCQMSQAHRATMDKFVGAAFGAGSPTLFLSGDKTEFPSSQFKLKRRPPGQALLVSPDGKEVVQAAYIDPPEE; translated from the coding sequence ATGACGACAGCAGAAGAGCCGCGCGTGCTGCGCGAGGTCGTGCTCGGCCAGCTGGCCACCGGCGAGGAACGCGCCTACAAGATGTGGTTGCCGCCGCTGACCGATCCGACGCCGGTGAACGAACTCGTGGAGCGGGATCAGGGTCAGCCCTTGCGCTTCGGTCTCGGCATCATGGACGAGCCGCGCCGGCACCGCCAGGAGGTGTGGGGCATCGACGTATCCGCGGCGGCGGGCAACATCGCGATCGGCGGGGCCCCACAGACGGGCAAATCGACATTCCTGCAGACCCTGGTGCTTTCGGCGGCGGCCACCCACACCCCGCGCCAGGTCCAGTTCTACTGCATTGACCTCGGTGGCGGCGGCCTGATGTATCTGGAGGACCTGCCGCACGTCGGCGGGGTGGCCACCCGTTCCGAACCCGACCGGGTCAACCGGGCCGTCGCCGAGATGAAAGCCATACTGCGACAGCGGGAAGCGATGTTCAAGCAGTACCGCGTCGGCTCCATCGCGACCTATCGGCAGATGCGTGACGACCCCAACCATCCGGCGTCCGCCGATCCTTTCGGCGATGTGTTCCTGGTGATCGACGGCTGGCCCGCATTCGTGTCGGAATTCCCCGATCTGGAACCGGTGGTGCAGGATCTCGCCGGCCAGGGGCTCGCCTTCGGGGTGCACACCGTCATCTCCACGCCGCGCTGGACCGAGCTGAAGTCGCGGGTGCGTGACTATCTGGGCACCAAGGTCGAATTCCGCCTGGGCGACGTCAACGAGACCCAGGTCGACCGGATGACCCGGGACATTCCGGCGAACCGGCCGGGGCGCGCCATCTCGACGGAGAAGCATCACCTGATGATGGGTGTGCCCCGCCTCGATGGCGTGCACAGTGCGGCCGACATCGTCCCGGCCATCACCGCGGCGGTGGACCATATCGCCTCGCTGCACACCGACGAAGCTCCGCGGGTGCGGGTGCTGCCGGAGCGTATCCACCTGCACGAACTGGATCCGGCTCCACCCGGCCCGGACGCCGATTACCGGACCAGATGGACGGTTCCGGTAGGCATTCGGGAATCCGATCTGTCGGTTGCCTACAACAGCATGTCGGTGACGCCGCATCTGCTGATCTTCGGCGCTCCGAAGTCGGGGAAGACGACGATCGCGGCTGCTGTGGCGCAGGCGATCTGCGCCCGCAACGACCCGACCCAGGTCCGGTTCATGCTGGCCGATTACCGGTCCGGTCTGCTGGACGCGGTACCGCAGAGCCACCTGCTCGACGCGGGCGCCGTCAACCGCAACAGTGCCTCGCTGGATGAGTCGATCAAGGCGCTGGCCACCAACCTGAAGAAACGTCTGCCCCCACCTGACCTGACCACCGCTCAGCTGCGGGCCAGATCGTGGTGGACAGGGCCCGATGTGGTGCTGCTGGTCGACGACTGGCACATGATCGTGGCGGCCGGCGGAATGATCCCGCCGATGGCGCCGCTGGCCCCGCTGTTGCCGGCCTCCGCCGACATCGGCCTGCACGTCGTGGTGACCTGTCAGATGAGCCAGGCGCACCGGGCGACGATGGACAAGTTCGTCGGCGCCGCGTTCGGGGCGGGATCTCCGACCTTGTTCCTGTCCGGTGACAAGACGGAGTTCCCGTCGAGCCAGTTTAAGCTCAAGCGCAGACCTCCTGGCCAGGCACTTCTGGTGTCGCCGGACGGCAAGGAAGTGGTGCAGGCGGCCTATATCGACCCCCCCGAAGAATAA
- a CDS encoding WXG100 family type VII secretion target encodes MAQMNTDAAVLAKEAAHFETISTELKTVIGQVESTGGALAAQMVGQAGTAGQAALLRFHEAAIRQVQELNDITQNIQTSGTQYTTADDDQAANLSSAMNL; translated from the coding sequence ATGGCACAGATGAATACAGATGCCGCTGTCCTCGCCAAGGAGGCAGCCCATTTCGAGACCATCTCCACAGAGCTGAAGACCGTCATCGGCCAGGTCGAGTCCACTGGTGGGGCTTTGGCCGCCCAGATGGTCGGTCAGGCAGGCACCGCCGGGCAGGCCGCACTTCTGCGCTTCCACGAGGCCGCCATCCGCCAGGTCCAGGAGCTCAACGACATCACCCAGAACATCCAGACCTCGGGTACGCAGTACACCACAGCAGATGACGACCAGGCCGCAAACCTGTCGTCCGCGATGAACCTCTGA
- a CDS encoding PPE family protein: MTTVPAIVPMLYAALPPEVNTGRLMAGAGAAPMYQAAAAWEMLSIAMETQAEELSASLASLAGSWQGGASERAISSTMPMVVWLRTSALQAQKRAMQAIAQANSYLLAMAVTPPLVEIEMNHVTHAVLEATNFLGVNAVPIGVNEFDYFVRMWTQAAVAMHGYQLETAANTVFEPIAPLKPMVMPGVGEATLGMATGRIAATLPGSVMREMAFGHVAAQASVESAGLHAGRAAAQANFSSVAAQSQSRKAENTAQQAQGEPEQLMQGVQQGAQMGMQLGSQLGSMAMQAPQQMMQTVTQPMQQLVSPLQQVSSMFGQMGSGGMNHGAQFGLMGASPFSNHPLAGGTGPASGAGLVRAASLPGAGGTLASTPLMNSLIAQPAAGAAVPTGAAAGGAGAGLAPVGAGAGGAPMGGMGSAGKRGGNRQSLAAPSQLAHDLGEDEEEDDDW; the protein is encoded by the coding sequence ATGACGACGGTACCCGCAATTGTGCCGATGCTGTATGCGGCATTGCCACCGGAGGTCAACACCGGCCGATTGATGGCCGGTGCCGGTGCTGCGCCCATGTACCAGGCGGCGGCTGCCTGGGAGATGTTGTCCATCGCCATGGAGACCCAGGCAGAGGAGTTGTCGGCGAGCCTGGCGTCACTGGCGGGGTCATGGCAGGGCGGGGCCAGCGAGCGGGCGATCTCGTCGACCATGCCGATGGTGGTGTGGCTCCGGACCAGCGCTCTGCAGGCCCAGAAGCGGGCCATGCAGGCCATCGCGCAGGCAAACTCCTATTTGCTGGCGATGGCGGTCACACCACCGCTCGTCGAGATCGAGATGAATCACGTCACCCACGCGGTGCTGGAGGCGACCAACTTCCTCGGGGTGAATGCCGTGCCGATCGGCGTCAACGAGTTCGACTATTTCGTGCGGATGTGGACGCAGGCGGCCGTGGCGATGCACGGGTACCAGTTGGAGACGGCCGCGAACACCGTTTTCGAGCCGATCGCGCCACTGAAACCCATGGTGATGCCGGGCGTCGGTGAGGCCACTCTCGGCATGGCCACCGGTCGGATCGCGGCGACGCTGCCCGGTTCGGTCATGCGCGAGATGGCGTTCGGACACGTCGCGGCCCAGGCTTCGGTGGAATCCGCCGGCCTGCATGCCGGTCGCGCCGCCGCACAGGCGAACTTCTCATCGGTCGCGGCGCAGAGCCAGTCGCGCAAGGCGGAGAACACCGCGCAGCAGGCCCAGGGCGAGCCCGAGCAGCTGATGCAAGGTGTGCAGCAGGGCGCGCAGATGGGTATGCAGCTCGGTTCGCAACTGGGTTCCATGGCGATGCAGGCGCCCCAGCAGATGATGCAGACCGTGACCCAACCGATGCAGCAGCTGGTTTCCCCGCTGCAGCAGGTCAGCTCCATGTTCGGTCAGATGGGCTCCGGCGGCATGAACCACGGGGCGCAGTTCGGGTTGATGGGGGCGAGCCCGTTCTCGAACCACCCGCTGGCCGGCGGGACGGGACCGGCTTCCGGCGCGGGCCTGGTGCGCGCAGCGTCGCTGCCGGGCGCGGGCGGCACGCTGGCGAGCACGCCGTTGATGAACAGCCTGATCGCCCAGCCGGCAGCCGGCGCCGCGGTACCGACCGGTGCGGCTGCCGGCGGGGCCGGCGCGGGACTGGCGCCGGTGGGCGCCGGGGCCGGTGGCGCCCCGATGGGCGGCATGGGCAGTGCGGGCAAGCGGGGCGGCAACAGGCAGAGTCTCGCGGCGCCGTCCCAGTTGGCCCACGATCTGGGCGAAGACGAAGAAGAAGATGATGACTGGTGA
- the eccB gene encoding type VII secretion protein EccB — MAGFRLTTKVQVSGWRFLLRRVEHAIVRRDTRMFDDPLQFYSRAVTAGIVIAVVVCLGAVLLAYFKPLGKRGSDTLLVDRTTNQLYVLVPGSDDLRPVYNLTSARLVLGNPANPSAVKSEELNRMPKGQPIGIPGAPYATPVGAPTSSWSLCDTVIKPDSVAPEVQTSALVMPLSVDASVGPMTPSQGVLVSFKDRTWLVTDDGRHSIDLADRAITSAVGIPVTARATPISEGLFNALPNVGPWQLPAVPSAGAPNTVGLPPNLVIGAVFKTITDNTEQRYVVLPDGVAKVNGTTAAALRATNSFGLITSPSVEASDVAAIPEQVFVSPLPDEPMDIRLRHDAPTLCWSWQREPGDQAPRQTVISGRHLPVPASRLDSGIEQIAGNATVFIEGGQFIRLQSPDPRYGESLYYIDPQGVRYGLPNEDTAGALGLSGPQTAPWQVVSLLIDGPVLTKQSALLEHDTLPPDPNPRKVDGLSNNQAAPPVAQAPAAPGAPVGGLPAPAPGSPMPPEGAGG; from the coding sequence GTGGCAGGGTTCCGGTTGACCACCAAGGTCCAGGTCAGCGGCTGGCGCTTTCTGCTGCGCCGCGTCGAGCACGCCATCGTACGGCGCGACACCCGGATGTTCGATGATCCCCTGCAGTTCTACAGCCGGGCGGTGACGGCCGGCATCGTCATCGCCGTGGTCGTCTGCCTGGGCGCGGTACTGCTCGCGTATTTCAAACCGCTCGGCAAGCGGGGCTCGGACACCCTGCTGGTGGATCGCACCACCAATCAGTTGTACGTGCTGGTTCCCGGCTCCGATGATCTGCGGCCGGTCTACAACCTGACCTCTGCGCGCCTGGTGCTGGGCAACCCGGCCAACCCGTCGGCGGTCAAGTCCGAAGAGCTGAACCGGATGCCAAAGGGCCAGCCGATCGGCATCCCGGGTGCGCCCTACGCCACCCCGGTCGGCGCACCGACATCCTCGTGGTCGCTGTGCGACACGGTGATCAAGCCCGACAGTGTGGCTCCCGAGGTCCAGACCTCCGCGCTGGTGATGCCGCTGTCGGTGGACGCGTCGGTCGGGCCGATGACGCCGAGCCAGGGTGTCCTGGTCTCCTTCAAGGACCGCACCTGGCTGGTGACCGACGATGGCAGGCATTCCATCGACCTCGCCGACCGCGCCATCACCTCGGCCGTCGGCATTCCGGTCACCGCCAGGGCGACCCCGATCTCGGAGGGCCTGTTCAACGCGCTCCCCAACGTCGGCCCCTGGCAGCTGCCCGCGGTCCCGTCGGCCGGCGCACCGAACACCGTGGGGCTGCCACCGAATCTGGTGATCGGCGCGGTCTTCAAGACCATCACCGACAACACCGAACAACGCTATGTGGTGCTACCCGACGGGGTGGCAAAGGTCAACGGCACCACGGCCGCCGCGTTGCGGGCCACCAATTCATTCGGCCTCATCACCTCCCCATCGGTGGAGGCCAGTGATGTCGCGGCGATTCCCGAGCAGGTCTTCGTCTCGCCGCTGCCCGACGAGCCGATGGATATCAGACTGCGCCACGACGCTCCGACGCTGTGCTGGAGCTGGCAGCGCGAGCCCGGCGACCAGGCGCCGCGCCAGACCGTGATCAGCGGCAGGCACCTGCCCGTCCCGGCGTCGCGACTCGACAGCGGTATCGAGCAGATCGCCGGTAACGCAACGGTGTTCATCGAAGGGGGGCAGTTCATCCGGTTGCAGTCACCGGATCCCCGGTACGGAGAAAGCCTCTACTACATCGACCCGCAGGGCGTGCGGTACGGGCTGCCGAACGAGGACACCGCGGGCGCCCTGGGCCTGAGCGGACCGCAGACCGCGCCCTGGCAGGTGGTCAGCCTGCTGATCGATGGCCCGGTGCTGACCAAACAGTCCGCCCTGCTCGAACACGACACGCTCCCCCCGGATCCGAACCCGCGCAAGGTCGATGGACTCAGCAACAACCAGGCGGCTCCGCCAGTCGCGCAGGCACCCGCCGCGCCGGGCGCCCCGGTCGGCGGGCTGCCCGCCCCGGCACCGGGTTCCCCGATGCCGCCCGAAGGAGCCGGTGGATGA
- the eccCa gene encoding type VII secretion protein EccCa, whose protein sequence is MTTKKFTPIIKRGPRLTPGEINITPPDDLGIDIPPSGIQKALPWVMGGGMLGMIGIMIFTGIRQLSPYMLMMPLMMIMATVGFMAGGGPGGKRVPEINADRKEYLRYLAGLRARVTTSAAAQVTFFNYHAPHPEDLLSIIGTNRQWSRQANADFYAAARIGVGAEPAVDRLLKPAVGGELSGPSGAPQPHLEPVSHMWLIKFLRTHGLIHDCPKLVQLRTFPTIAIGGDGERAAGLLTAMICHLAVFHPPDLVQIRVLTDNPEDPDWTWLKWLPHVQHQTDTDAAGPTRLVFTRPDGLSDLTARGPHTADAAPSGPYVVVVDLTGGKAGFPVDGRAGVTVITLGNHRGSAYRIRLDADGSADDRLPNQTFRLVVNAADRMTPAQAGRVARKLAGWSITGTIIDKSTRVQKKVATEWHQLVGAQTVEEVTPSRWRMFTDTDRDRLKIPFGHELKTGDIMHLDIKEGAEFGAGPHGMLIGTTGSGKSEFLRTLILSLAATHHPDQVNLLLTDFKGGSTFLGMEKLPHTAAVVTNMEEEAELVSRMGEVLSGELDRRQSILRQAGIQVGAAGALSGVAEYEKHRERGADLAPLPTLFVVVDEFAELLQNHPDFIALFDRICRVGRSLRVHLLLATQSLNTGGVRIDKLEPNLTYRIALRTTSSAESKAVIGTPEAQYITNKESGVGFLRVGMEDPVKFRSVYTGTNYLPASAITADGDVAPRPHAPSRVRIQPFTAAPMMDATEVTSR, encoded by the coding sequence ATGACGACGAAGAAATTCACCCCGATCATCAAGCGGGGGCCACGGCTCACGCCGGGCGAAATCAACATCACTCCACCGGATGACCTCGGAATCGACATCCCGCCCTCGGGCATCCAGAAGGCGTTGCCCTGGGTGATGGGCGGCGGGATGCTCGGGATGATCGGCATCATGATCTTCACCGGGATCCGGCAGCTGTCGCCCTACATGCTGATGATGCCGCTGATGATGATCATGGCGACCGTCGGCTTCATGGCCGGTGGCGGTCCGGGCGGCAAGCGGGTGCCCGAGATCAACGCCGACCGTAAGGAATACCTGCGCTATCTGGCCGGCCTGCGTGCCCGGGTGACCACCTCGGCGGCCGCACAGGTGACGTTCTTCAACTACCACGCGCCACATCCCGAAGACCTGTTGTCGATCATCGGGACCAACCGGCAGTGGTCGCGGCAGGCCAACGCCGACTTCTACGCCGCCGCCCGGATCGGTGTCGGCGCCGAGCCCGCGGTGGACCGGTTGCTCAAGCCCGCGGTGGGTGGTGAGCTGTCCGGGCCGTCGGGAGCACCGCAGCCCCACCTGGAGCCGGTGAGTCACATGTGGCTGATCAAGTTCCTGCGCACCCACGGACTGATCCACGACTGCCCGAAGCTGGTGCAGCTGAGGACCTTCCCCACCATCGCGATCGGTGGCGACGGCGAGCGCGCGGCGGGACTGCTGACCGCGATGATCTGCCACCTGGCGGTCTTCCATCCGCCGGACCTGGTGCAGATCCGGGTGCTCACCGACAACCCGGAGGATCCGGACTGGACCTGGCTGAAATGGCTTCCGCACGTTCAGCATCAGACCGACACCGACGCGGCCGGGCCGACCCGGCTGGTCTTCACCCGCCCGGACGGTCTGTCCGATCTGACCGCGCGCGGGCCGCACACCGCCGATGCCGCTCCCAGCGGGCCCTACGTCGTCGTGGTCGATCTGACGGGCGGCAAGGCGGGATTTCCGGTGGACGGCCGGGCCGGCGTCACCGTCATCACCCTCGGCAACCATCGCGGGTCGGCCTATCGGATCCGGCTGGACGCCGACGGCAGCGCCGACGACCGGCTGCCGAACCAGACGTTCCGGCTGGTGGTCAATGCGGCCGACCGCATGACGCCGGCGCAGGCCGGGCGGGTGGCCCGCAAGCTGGCCGGGTGGTCGATCACCGGGACGATCATCGACAAGAGCACCCGGGTGCAGAAGAAGGTCGCCACCGAATGGCATCAGCTGGTCGGTGCGCAGACGGTCGAGGAGGTGACGCCGTCGCGGTGGCGGATGTTCACCGACACCGACCGCGACCGGTTGAAGATCCCGTTCGGTCACGAACTCAAGACCGGCGACATCATGCATCTCGACATCAAGGAAGGCGCCGAGTTCGGTGCCGGACCACACGGCATGCTGATCGGCACGACGGGCTCCGGTAAGTCGGAATTCCTTCGCACGCTGATTCTTTCACTCGCCGCAACCCACCATCCCGATCAGGTGAACCTCCTGCTCACCGACTTCAAGGGCGGTTCGACATTTCTCGGCATGGAGAAGTTGCCCCACACCGCGGCGGTGGTGACCAACATGGAAGAGGAAGCCGAGTTGGTCAGCCGCATGGGCGAGGTGCTCTCCGGTGAACTCGACCGGCGGCAATCCATCCTGCGTCAGGCCGGTATCCAGGTCGGGGCGGCCGGTGCACTGTCCGGTGTGGCCGAATACGAGAAACACCGGGAACGTGGAGCAGATCTGGCGCCACTGCCCACCCTGTTCGTCGTGGTCGACGAGTTCGCCGAGCTGTTGCAGAATCACCCGGACTTCATCGCGCTGTTCGACCGCATCTGCCGCGTCGGCCGGTCGCTGCGGGTGCACCTGCTGCTGGCGACCCAGTCGCTGAACACCGGCGGTGTCCGGATCGACAAGCTGGAACCCAACCTGACCTATCGAATTGCGCTGCGCACCACCAGCTCCGCCGAGTCCAAGGCGGTGATCGGGACTCCGGAGGCGCAGTACATCACCAACAAGGAGAGCGGTGTGGGCTTCTTGCGGGTCGGCATGGAGGACCCGGTGAAATTTCGCAGTGTCTACACCGGGACCAACTATCTTCCGGCTTCGGCGATCACCGCCGACGGCGACGTGGCCCCGCGGCCGCATGCACCCAGCCGGGTGCGGATCCAGCCGTTCACGGCCGCACCGATGATGGACGCGACGGAGGTGACGTCGCGATGA
- a CDS encoding PE family protein yields the protein MQPLQHNPGVLGIGNQVIANGSRGLATGTAATTEAAALIPAGAEEVSAQAVMAFASESVQMAALNAFAQQELARTGAAYLEASGIYTTVDAESAATLS from the coding sequence ATGCAACCGCTGCAACACAATCCCGGGGTTCTGGGTATCGGTAATCAGGTCATCGCAAACGGTTCGCGCGGTCTGGCGACCGGGACGGCCGCGACCACGGAGGCCGCCGCCCTGATCCCGGCCGGTGCCGAGGAGGTTTCGGCGCAGGCCGTGATGGCATTCGCCAGCGAAAGCGTCCAGATGGCTGCGCTGAATGCCTTTGCGCAGCAGGAGTTGGCCCGCACCGGAGCGGCCTACCTGGAGGCTTCCGGGATCTACACGACGGTGGACGCCGAGTCGGCTGCCACGCTTTCCTGA
- a CDS encoding MinD/ParA family protein, whose product MSADYDRLFHSSGASDAADEETAAHRESTPPMPVNASGSGAGGSGYTGEHAAPPMPIAPTQTSTAPPTAAPPPRPSEVTSQIPVTPSTGPQRVQNGLLRTPQANPGAGARFEQQYAAPAPQQRSAPAPAPSQHFNEAPETAWSQANAPAPTGQPAPTSAATIGNHRAIDALSHVGVRSAVKMPSQRGWRHWLYMFTRINMGPSPDEIYEMDLQARVRRNARDSYQIGVFGLKGGVGKTAVTVALGSALSRVRGDRILAIDADPDGGNLADRAGRQSAATVSDLLSDKELSRYNDIRAYTSMNAANLEVLSSEEYSAARREFNDDDWRAAVGVVSRYYNLVLADCGAGLFTPSSRGVLSTVSGMVIVASASIDGARQAAVTMDWLRQNGYQDLLGRSCVVINHVTPGKTNIDVDDLVQQFERHIAPGRVVVLPWDKHIAAGTEIQLDLLGQTFQRRILELAASLSDDFDRLERR is encoded by the coding sequence ATGTCGGCCGACTATGACCGGCTGTTCCATTCCTCCGGTGCGTCCGACGCCGCCGACGAGGAAACCGCGGCCCACCGCGAATCCACGCCCCCGATGCCGGTCAACGCATCCGGTTCCGGCGCAGGCGGTTCGGGCTATACCGGAGAGCACGCCGCCCCACCGATGCCGATCGCGCCGACACAGACGTCGACGGCTCCGCCAACCGCGGCGCCACCGCCGCGGCCGAGCGAGGTCACCAGCCAGATTCCGGTGACGCCCTCGACCGGGCCGCAGCGGGTACAGAACGGGTTGTTGCGCACCCCGCAGGCCAACCCCGGCGCCGGGGCGCGGTTCGAGCAGCAGTACGCCGCTCCCGCGCCGCAGCAGCGCTCGGCTCCCGCACCCGCCCCCAGCCAGCACTTCAACGAGGCGCCGGAAACTGCGTGGTCCCAGGCCAATGCCCCGGCTCCGACCGGGCAGCCCGCACCCACGTCGGCGGCCACCATCGGCAACCATCGCGCGATCGACGCGCTGTCCCACGTCGGGGTGCGCTCCGCGGTGAAGATGCCGTCGCAACGTGGATGGCGGCACTGGCTCTACATGTTCACCCGCATCAACATGGGCCCGTCACCGGACGAGATCTACGAGATGGACCTGCAGGCCCGTGTCCGCCGGAATGCCAGGGACTCCTACCAGATCGGCGTGTTCGGCCTCAAGGGCGGAGTCGGAAAGACCGCCGTCACGGTGGCGCTGGGTTCGGCGCTCAGCCGGGTCCGCGGTGACCGTATCCTGGCCATCGACGCCGACCCGGACGGCGGTAACCTCGCCGATCGCGCCGGCAGGCAGTCGGCGGCCACGGTATCGGATCTGCTGTCGGACAAGGAGTTGTCCCGGTACAACGATATCCGCGCCTACACCAGCATGAACGCGGCGAATCTCGAGGTGCTGTCCTCCGAGGAGTACAGCGCCGCCCGGCGCGAGTTCAACGACGACGACTGGAGAGCTGCCGTCGGTGTGGTGTCCCGGTACTACAACCTGGTGTTGGCGGATTGCGGCGCGGGTCTGTTCACCCCGTCCTCGCGCGGGGTGCTGTCCACGGTGTCGGGCATGGTGATCGTGGCCAGCGCATCGATCGACGGGGCCCGCCAGGCCGCGGTGACGATGGACTGGTTGCGCCAGAACGGATATCAGGATCTGCTGGGCCGGTCCTGTGTGGTCATCAACCACGTCACCCCGGGTAAGACCAATATCGACGTCGATGATCTGGTGCAGCAGTTCGAGCGCCACATCGCGCCCGGCCGGGTGGTGGTGCTGCCCTGGGACAAGCACATCGCCGCGGGCACCGAGATCCAGCTGGACCTGCTCGGCCAGACCTTCCAGCGCCGAATCCTGGAACTGGCAGCCTCGCTGTCCGATGACTTCGACCGGCTCGAACGGCGTTGA